The Synergistales bacterium genome segment GCGATCTTCCTTCTTGTCCTTCCGGGGTGTGCCCGTCGATACAGCCGCAGAGTTCGCGGTTGCTCTCTTCAGTTGGGTGTGCTGTCACCGCAGTGATGGAGATGTCTCCTCTCCGGTGCAGGTAGCCCAGCAGGGTGACCAGCGATTCCATGGTGATCCCGAGCTGCTGCGAGGTTTCCCGAAGGTCCAGGGTGCCTGTTTCCTCGAGTCTGGCCCGAAGGTCGCGGCCGATGATCGCCACCCATTGGTCGAAAAGCTCTGAGACCTCCTTCGTATGGGTGCCGGCAAGCTGGGCGTTTGTGGCGACGGCCTCGATAAGCCTGGCGGTGACACGCTCGCAGGAGTGCAGTACATCCTCGAGTCGCTGTACGCTGTCGCTGTCCACGTTGGTTCCTCCTCTGTCGTGTGGGGTGGAATGTCCCTTTGTCTCCACTCATGATAGGATACAACAGAGTGAGAGTACAGGTGCGGGGGTGAAGATGTGCGGTTGCGTCTCAACCTACTTGGACTGGGCAGGGTCGGCAGGGGTTTCGTCGAGCATGTTCTGGAAAAGCACGATGCGGTTGCCCGGCAGTACGGCTGTGCAATGGATATTGTTGCGGTTGCCACACGCTCCAGAGGCGGGATCTACAGGGAAGCGGGACTGAGGCCTGAACAGGTTCTCCAGTGGATCGACGTCGGGAACAGCCTTCGTGACGAACTGCCGCCCGATACGATTTTTGATCTGGCGGTGGATGAACTGATCGAACACCAGGAATACGATGTGCTGGTGGAGAGCACGGTGACCAACCTTGTCCATGCCGAACCCGCCGCGACGTACATGAAAACAGCTCTGCAACGGGGGAAGCATGTGGTGACAACCAACAAAGGTCCTGTGGCACTGCATTTTCCGGAGCTTTCCCGGCTTGCCGCGGAACGCGGGGTCTGCTTTCTCTTTGAAGGGACCGTGCTCTCGGGAACACCGCTTTTTTCATTTGTCCGCCATGGGCTTAGGGGAAGCCGGATCTTCAGTTTTGAAGGGGTGGTGAGCGGGACCTGCAACTACATGCTCAGTCTGATGGCCAAGGGTGCCTCTTTTGACGAAGCGTTGGTGGACGCCCAGAGAATGGGCATTACCGAAGCGAACCCCAGCCTTGATGTGGATGGTTGGGAGGCGGCGGCCAAAGCTGCTATCATATCGCAGGTTCTTATGGGAGCCGAGCCTCTGGATATCCGGATGCTCCCCTTTGAGGGTATCCGGCATGTCACCCCGCAGATGATTCAGGAGGCCCGTCGATCCGGGAGATGCCTCCGACACGTGGCCAGGGTGGAGCGCCTGGGGGAGGGTGTGGATATTGCGGTCAAGCCGGTGATGCTCCCCAAGAATCACCCTCTCTCCATACTCCCGGGGAACACCAATGGTGCGCTGTTCTTCACCGACACCCTCGGGGAGGTCTATGTCAGCGGTGCGGGGGCGGGAGCTCGGCAAACGGGATATGCACTCTTTCAGGATGTGCTGTCTCTTCCAGGCTGAGAGAAATCCTGCTGGGCCAGGCATTACCCCAGCGGTGGTGCTAGAGATGCCGTAAAGGCTGTAGTATACTACGTTGGGAGTAAAAGGGGAGAGTGCCCCCTTAACCCTGAAACGAGGAGGGTCTACATATGGCAGAGGTTGCCGAAATGGATGTTCAGGGCATCATGGAAGCTGCGGAGGACGGCAGGTCTTCCAGTGATGCACGGATTATCCTCGTTTTTGATCTCTTTAAGGAACACTACGGTCTGGACGTCGGGCAGGTGCGGGAGATTGTCCGGGTGCCTCCCAAGATTACGAGGGTGCCCAATGCGCCGGCCTATGTTCGTGGTGTCATCAATCTTCGAGGGAATGTCATCCCTGTCATGGATGTCTCTACCAAAATGGGCGGTGAGCACCACGAGATCCACGACAATTCACGGATCGTCGTGGTGGAACCCCGTGGACTGTTGTTCGGCTTTCTGGTTGACGGAGTCCGTGAAGTCAGGAATATCGAGGAGCGGAATATCGAATCCTCCGACTCGGTGGAGGCCAGTGTCGATGATCGCTATCTCCAGGGTGTGGCCAAGGATCAGAATGGGGAATTGACGGTGCTGCTGGATATCGCGACGCTCTTCGAGGTAGAGGAGATTGTCGAGGAAGAGGCGTAACCTGCAGCGGATGAAGGGCAGGGAGAGATGATCGCGGCCGGTTGTCTGCGTTCCTTTTTTCAGCGGGGATGAGGCGTTGTGTTGATCTGCACCTGCACAGCAAAATCTCGGATGGTGTCGACGATGTCTGTTCCCTGGTGGGAAGGCTCGCGGCGGAAGGCGTCGAGACGGCGAGCCTGACGGATCACGACACGGTCGCCGGTGTCCCCGCCTTTCTTGTTCAGACGCGGAGATGGGGAATAGAAGGTATCCCAGGGGTGGAACTCACCGCTCGGTTTCCGGGAGTTCTTCATATACTCGGATTCTGTATGCGCATTGACCATCCGGATCTTGATGAAGCGTTGCACCTCCTTGGAGAGTGGCGCCACCGGCGGAGCCTCCGAATTGTTGAAGCGCTGCGGAGTCAGGGGTGCTCGATCCAGCTGGAAGAGCTGCGGTCCGAGTCCGGAGGGTGGCGGCTCACCAGAAGCCACTTTGCAAGAGCACTGGTGCGTCAGGGCTGTGCGCCCACCCGACCTGCTGCATTCCGCCGCTATTTGAGCGATGCCTCCCTCACATCCGCCTCCGATGCCCCACTGTCACCGAATGAATGCATTCAGCTGATACGACGTTGTGGCGGGTATCCTGTGCTCGCCCACCCTGAACTGACCCGGCGGGATTGCAGTGTCTTTGAGCAGGTGCAGTCGGGGCTTGTCGAGGCTGGTTTATGGGGAATCGAGGTCTATAATCCCCGGATGCGGCCCGACAGAATCCTGTATTTGTTGAAACGTGCCGGACGATATGGCCTTGCGGTGACGGCGGGGTCGGATTTCCATGGAGATGCCGATAACGGCAGGGGACCGGGTCTCTGTGTAGAGGCTGAATCGGTTACGCTGCCGCGGTATCGTCCCCGGGACACATAAGCCGGGGAACGCGAAAGGGGTTGGAATGAGGATGATCGACGTACGCAGCGACACGGTGACCAAACCCTCCAAGGAGATGCGGGCTGCGATGGCTATAGCGGAGGTGGGTGACGATGTATACGGTGAAGACCCCACTGTCCGGGCGCTCGAGTTGAAGGCTGCGGAGCTGACGGATCAGGAGGACGCGCTCTTTGTGACATCCGGTACACAGGGGAACCTCGTGGCCATGATGACGCACTGTTCCCGAGGTGATGGGGTCATCCTGGGCTCCGGAAGCCACATCTATATCTATGAAGGTGGCGGGCTGGCGGTTCTCGGCGGGATGATGCCCTTGCTGGTTGACGATAGCGGCGGGATACCCTCCGTTGAAGCGATAGGGGGAGCCTGTAAAGGCGAGAACGTTCACTTTGCTCCGGCCCGGCTGCTTTGTCTCGAGAATACCCATAATCATCACGGGGGGATCGCCGTTTCCCCGGAGTGTTTCTCGAGAGCAGTGGCGGTGGCCCGGGATAGAGAGCTCCTGGTACACCTTGACGGTGCGCGGATTTTCAATGCCGCCGTTGCGCATGATGTTCCGGCATCTGTATTTACCGGTCAGGTCGACTCCGTGCAGATTTGCCTTTCCAAGGGACTGGGAGCTCCCGTAGGTTCGCTTGTCTGCGGATCAAAGGGATTTATCCACCGGGCCAGGCATTGGCGAAAGCGCCTAGGTGGAGGGCTCCGACAGGCTGGAGTGATTGCGGCTGCAGGGCTCTACTCGCTGGAACACATGGTAGAGCGTCTGGGTGAGGATCATGACCATGCAGCATTGCTTGCCGAACTGCTCAATCGAGGCGGTCTGGCTGTGGAACAGCATGAGGGAACGACAAACATGGTGTTCATTACGCTCCCTGAGGATGCATGTACTGCCCCGGAGCTGGTGGCGCGTTGTGGAGAACGAGGGGTGCTCTTCAATGCAGTGGGTGAACGCCGCGTCCGTCTTGTGGCGCATGTCGATGTCAACGAAGAGATGATCCGTCAGACGGCGGAGGTGATCCTTGCGGCGTTGTAGTCGGGTGGACCACAGGTGAGACAGAACATGCGCG includes the following:
- a CDS encoding chemotaxis protein CheW, with protein sequence MDVQGIMEAAEDGRSSSDARIILVFDLFKEHYGLDVGQVREIVRVPPKITRVPNAPAYVRGVINLRGNVIPVMDVSTKMGGEHHEIHDNSRIVVVEPRGLLFGFLVDGVREVRNIEERNIESSDSVEASVDDRYLQGVAKDQNGELTVLLDIATLFEVEEIVEEEA
- a CDS encoding PHP domain-containing protein, whose translation is MSAFLFSAGMRRCVDLHLHSKISDGVDDVCSLVGRLAAEGVETASLTDHDTVAGVPAFLVQTRRWGIEGIPGVELTARFPGVLHILGFCMRIDHPDLDEALHLLGEWRHRRSLRIVEALRSQGCSIQLEELRSESGGWRLTRSHFARALVRQGCAPTRPAAFRRYLSDASLTSASDAPLSPNECIQLIRRCGGYPVLAHPELTRRDCSVFEQVQSGLVEAGLWGIEVYNPRMRPDRILYLLKRAGRYGLAVTAGSDFHGDADNGRGPGLCVEAESVTLPRYRPRDT
- the ltaE gene encoding low-specificity L-threonine aldolase, which translates into the protein MRMIDVRSDTVTKPSKEMRAAMAIAEVGDDVYGEDPTVRALELKAAELTDQEDALFVTSGTQGNLVAMMTHCSRGDGVILGSGSHIYIYEGGGLAVLGGMMPLLVDDSGGIPSVEAIGGACKGENVHFAPARLLCLENTHNHHGGIAVSPECFSRAVAVARDRELLVHLDGARIFNAAVAHDVPASVFTGQVDSVQICLSKGLGAPVGSLVCGSKGFIHRARHWRKRLGGGLRQAGVIAAAGLYSLEHMVERLGEDHDHAALLAELLNRGGLAVEQHEGTTNMVFITLPEDACTAPELVARCGERGVLFNAVGERRVRLVAHVDVNEEMIRQTAEVILAAL
- a CDS encoding homoserine dehydrogenase encodes the protein MRLNLLGLGRVGRGFVEHVLEKHDAVARQYGCAMDIVAVATRSRGGIYREAGLRPEQVLQWIDVGNSLRDELPPDTIFDLAVDELIEHQEYDVLVESTVTNLVHAEPAATYMKTALQRGKHVVTTNKGPVALHFPELSRLAAERGVCFLFEGTVLSGTPLFSFVRHGLRGSRIFSFEGVVSGTCNYMLSLMAKGASFDEALVDAQRMGITEANPSLDVDGWEAAAKAAIISQVLMGAEPLDIRMLPFEGIRHVTPQMIQEARRSGRCLRHVARVERLGEGVDIAVKPVMLPKNHPLSILPGNTNGALFFTDTLGEVYVSGAGAGARQTGYALFQDVLSLPG